A region of Pontiella agarivorans DNA encodes the following proteins:
- a CDS encoding Gfo/Idh/MocA family protein, whose protein sequence is MKFGIIGLGNIGRVHAKNIQDGLVEGAELAAVANQPIDTTDDFKKQGIACFGDASELIESGLCEAVIIALPTHLHAPIGIQALEAGLHLVMEKPLACHKAEGERILAAVQREDQIASLMMNQRTHPCYVRIKQWIDEGELGELQRISWTMTNWFRPEIYYASSPWRATWKGEGGGVLMNQCPHNIDVLQWLVGMPVKVRAQCSFGKYHDIEVEDEVNAYFEFANGATGQFSASTGECPGSNRLEIVGDRGTIITDGNEVKLIRTSESVSTFSKNTDEMFGTPETTEEIFQPLEEVNQHAAILNNVVKAASGEAKLIAPAVEGLNSLELAGAMIYSTWINDEVCLPLDSAAYEQVINQKIAESQPRKIIKTAAKVDMSKSYR, encoded by the coding sequence ATGAAATTTGGTATTATCGGTCTCGGCAACATCGGCCGGGTTCACGCAAAAAATATTCAGGACGGTTTAGTAGAGGGTGCCGAATTGGCGGCTGTGGCCAACCAGCCGATTGATACAACCGACGACTTCAAGAAACAGGGTATTGCCTGTTTCGGCGATGCTTCGGAACTCATTGAATCGGGACTGTGCGAAGCGGTGATTATTGCGCTTCCGACACACCTGCACGCCCCTATCGGCATTCAGGCACTGGAAGCCGGGCTGCACCTGGTTATGGAAAAACCGCTGGCCTGCCATAAGGCCGAAGGAGAGCGTATTCTGGCCGCCGTTCAGCGCGAAGATCAGATTGCATCGCTGATGATGAACCAGCGCACCCACCCCTGCTATGTCCGGATCAAACAATGGATCGATGAAGGGGAACTCGGTGAATTGCAGCGTATCTCATGGACCATGACCAATTGGTTCCGGCCCGAAATCTACTACGCTTCCAGTCCCTGGCGCGCCACCTGGAAAGGTGAAGGCGGCGGCGTTTTGATGAATCAGTGCCCGCACAACATTGACGTCCTGCAATGGCTGGTCGGCATGCCCGTAAAAGTCCGTGCGCAGTGCTCTTTCGGTAAATATCACGATATTGAAGTGGAAGACGAAGTGAACGCCTATTTCGAATTCGCCAACGGCGCAACCGGTCAGTTTTCCGCCAGCACCGGCGAATGTCCGGGCAGCAACCGCCTCGAAATTGTCGGAGATCGCGGCACCATTATCACGGACGGTAATGAGGTGAAACTCATTCGCACCAGCGAATCGGTTTCCACCTTCAGTAAAAATACGGATGAAATGTTCGGCACCCCCGAAACCACCGAGGAAATTTTCCAACCTTTGGAAGAGGTAAATCAGCACGCCGCGATTTTAAACAACGTTGTAAAAGCCGCCAGCGGAGAGGCAAAACTGATTGCCCCGGCGGTTGAAGGACTTAACTCGCTTGAACTGGCCGGTGCTATGATTTACTCCACCTGGATCAACGATGAAGTCTGCCTGCCGCTCGACAGCGCAGCCTACGAACAGGTGATTAACCAAAAAATAGCGGAATCCCAACCCCGCAAAATCATAAAAACCGCCGCCAAAGTGGATATGTCAAAATCCTATCGATAA
- a CDS encoding type 1 glutamine amidotransferase — MKKLHWLQHVPFEGLGYIEDWAEDQGFNITCTRLYDEDDEFPDVDDFDWLVVMGGPMGIFDYNDYPWLTDEKEFIETALDEEKTVIGICLGAQLMADVLGADVYPGPQKEIGWFPVTRSPEAPDLIPEQITVFHWHGDTFDIPDGALPLATSEPGINQGFIYNHHAVALQFHMEITEYGIDTLIQECGNELVDAPYIQNPAEIKNGRSNIESVNTAMNNLLNALL, encoded by the coding sequence ATGAAAAAACTGCACTGGCTTCAGCATGTTCCCTTCGAAGGCCTGGGTTATATCGAAGACTGGGCGGAAGATCAGGGATTCAACATCACCTGCACGCGGCTTTACGATGAAGATGATGAATTTCCCGATGTGGACGACTTCGACTGGTTGGTCGTTATGGGCGGTCCCATGGGGATTTTTGATTATAATGATTATCCCTGGCTTACCGACGAAAAAGAATTTATCGAAACCGCGCTGGATGAAGAAAAGACCGTCATCGGCATCTGCCTCGGTGCCCAGTTGATGGCCGATGTGCTCGGTGCCGACGTCTATCCCGGCCCTCAAAAGGAAATCGGCTGGTTCCCCGTCACCCGCTCACCCGAAGCCCCGGATCTGATCCCTGAACAGATCACCGTTTTTCACTGGCACGGCGATACTTTCGATATTCCCGACGGCGCTCTTCCCCTCGCAACCAGCGAGCCCGGGATTAATCAGGGCTTCATTTATAACCATCATGCGGTCGCCCTCCAGTTCCACATGGAAATCACCGAATACGGAATCGACACACTGATTCAGGAATGCGGAAATGAACTCGTCGATGCGCCCTATATTCAGAATCCCGCCGAAATAAAAAACGGCCGATCAAACATCGAAAGCGTCAATACGGCCATGAATAACCTGCTCAACGCCCTCCTCTGA
- a CDS encoding DUF3857 domain-containing protein: MKSLLRAGFTVFTVFLFTLPLSAKEFLNLDTIRKQAEAVTVEKYPDSDEVLVDDVIEIEYQTDGTSDSWDDTAVKILTERGKRNNRTMTLGFDVAYGTNYFTRVQLLKPDGSIVEIDPEANSKVMTDPGQMNANIYNPNSKQMTLSIPGLEIGDTLRYVIRRQRHKTVVPDSFSDYQTFEGATPYERMTYRIIAPKERPLVKIALKDEIPGTVEFSEQKSEQSGKIVYTWKVKDVPRMFDEPDMPTRYTVVQRLLVSTMESWEDLSRWYWELCLPRLQTTPEMKAKAEELVEGAETTQEKINAVFNFVSQDIRYMGITTEDEAPGYEPHDVSMTFSNRYGVCRDKAALLAAMLRDVDVEAFPVIIMAGPKKDEEVPQPFFNHAVTAALDDDGNYILMDSTDENTKDIFPTYLQNMSYIVARPEGDTLRTSPIIPADDNLLTISSAGTLDKAGNLEAESTMVFEGINDTAYRGYFSKIKPEERRRFFEGHIKRSMPTAELQSLEILPVELRDTTQPLTIKLRYSADNLLVEGETKKLLNLPRLGSSLGYANFLIGQTGLEKRKYPLYTRMTAGIRETLDLSIPDDIGTLNIPDYQIIDSDELTWKMKVTQQPGMLTATNTFLLNAVEFAPKQYLALKDNLKAIEYNLRKKLILDVPAPGNSTEPDIRILSRETTIDLESSSVWKETQRSRIEILTYAGKKSNSEIKLAYNPAWQHIELTKAEVTLPDGSVKVLNEDELNIMDAGWVSAAPRYPAEKLLVANLPGVEVGSVLDYEFVSTVNGKPFFSTLQAFNAHEPIDRKTLTLNAPADLDLKIRNTGIEENRTESKGTVSYVWRAANQPAVEKEEALPPWSTFNPVVAIASSDWKGYSTIIREALLSHTRNQTNAVALAEKLTGSLKSETQKAVALRNWLAENIRQAGPSLTRLPLSALSAADTTLTDRYGNNADRMILLFTLFKASGFNPEFILSGSVSLIPEAADLQLAVPSRRAFSKVMIKVEIDGETAFMGGESQYAELGTTPYDHRAYLDLQHGTTGTIKVDGEKEDRGHQIYDITITADGKAEIKQTSIQQGTAFENFHRGYAEITPEKRRRHYLELVNSVSQSAKAASELITDYASYPGKLEYTVSAERYAVADGEYLYFSVPGGLGGLLSYRSNERTLPLAWNNYIDSIVEYTIALPEGYEPVIQPRAFSWQAPQGAGLVEMAVEYSEKNHTIRMVQMADLKPTLIPAKDFPDIIQAMKKLAHPDMRTILLKKTKE; this comes from the coding sequence ATGAAGAGTTTGTTGCGCGCCGGCTTTACGGTTTTCACTGTTTTTCTGTTCACCCTGCCCCTTTCAGCCAAAGAATTTCTGAATCTGGATACGATCAGAAAACAGGCCGAAGCCGTCACCGTCGAAAAATATCCCGATTCCGATGAAGTACTCGTTGATGATGTAATTGAAATCGAATATCAGACCGACGGAACCTCCGATTCCTGGGACGACACCGCTGTAAAAATACTCACCGAAAGAGGCAAGCGTAACAATCGCACCATGACGCTGGGCTTCGATGTTGCCTACGGAACAAACTATTTCACCCGGGTCCAACTGCTCAAACCCGACGGATCGATCGTCGAAATCGACCCCGAAGCCAACAGTAAGGTGATGACCGATCCCGGGCAGATGAATGCCAACATTTACAATCCGAATTCCAAACAGATGACCCTCTCCATCCCCGGCCTCGAAATCGGTGATACCCTGCGCTATGTCATCCGCCGCCAGCGCCATAAAACCGTAGTACCCGACTCCTTCAGCGACTATCAGACCTTCGAAGGCGCCACGCCCTATGAACGAATGACCTATCGCATCATTGCGCCCAAAGAACGCCCGCTCGTAAAAATTGCACTGAAGGATGAAATTCCCGGCACCGTCGAATTTTCCGAACAGAAGAGCGAGCAGAGCGGAAAAATTGTCTACACGTGGAAAGTGAAGGATGTTCCGCGCATGTTCGACGAGCCGGATATGCCGACGCGCTACACGGTCGTCCAGCGCCTGCTGGTGAGCACCATGGAAAGCTGGGAAGATCTGTCCAGATGGTACTGGGAACTCTGCCTCCCCCGGCTGCAGACCACTCCGGAAATGAAGGCGAAAGCCGAGGAGCTCGTCGAAGGCGCCGAAACAACACAGGAAAAAATCAACGCCGTTTTCAACTTTGTCTCTCAGGATATCCGCTACATGGGCATCACCACCGAGGACGAAGCCCCGGGCTATGAACCGCACGACGTCAGCATGACCTTTTCCAATCGCTACGGCGTCTGCCGCGATAAAGCCGCCCTCCTTGCCGCCATGCTCCGCGATGTGGACGTAGAGGCTTTTCCGGTCATCATCATGGCCGGCCCGAAAAAAGATGAAGAAGTGCCGCAGCCCTTTTTCAACCATGCCGTCACCGCCGCACTCGATGATGACGGAAACTATATTCTGATGGATTCCACCGACGAAAATACAAAAGATATTTTCCCGACCTATCTGCAGAATATGAGCTATATCGTAGCCCGTCCCGAAGGCGATACACTGCGCACGTCACCGATCATTCCGGCCGATGATAATCTGCTGACCATCAGCTCTGCCGGAACGCTCGACAAAGCCGGCAACCTCGAAGCCGAAAGCACAATGGTTTTTGAAGGCATCAACGACACCGCCTACCGCGGCTATTTCTCAAAAATCAAACCGGAAGAACGCCGGCGCTTTTTCGAAGGCCACATTAAACGATCCATGCCGACGGCCGAGCTCCAGTCTCTGGAAATTCTTCCGGTTGAGCTGCGCGACACCACGCAGCCACTAACCATAAAACTCCGTTATTCCGCCGATAATCTTCTCGTCGAAGGCGAAACCAAAAAACTGCTGAACCTTCCAAGGCTTGGAAGTTCGCTGGGCTATGCCAATTTTCTGATCGGCCAGACCGGCCTCGAAAAGCGCAAATACCCGCTTTACACCCGTATGACCGCCGGCATCCGGGAAACTCTCGACCTCAGTATCCCGGACGATATCGGCACGCTGAACATTCCTGATTACCAGATCATCGACAGTGACGAACTGACCTGGAAGATGAAGGTCACCCAGCAACCGGGAATGTTGACGGCCACCAACACGTTTCTGCTGAATGCGGTTGAATTTGCGCCGAAACAATATCTTGCGCTGAAGGACAACCTGAAAGCCATCGAATACAATCTCCGTAAAAAACTGATTCTTGATGTCCCAGCTCCCGGAAATTCCACCGAGCCCGACATCCGTATCCTGTCGCGCGAAACCACCATCGACCTCGAATCTTCCAGTGTCTGGAAAGAGACCCAGCGTTCCCGCATTGAAATTCTCACCTATGCCGGAAAAAAATCGAACTCGGAAATCAAACTGGCCTACAACCCCGCCTGGCAGCACATCGAACTGACCAAAGCGGAAGTCACATTGCCTGACGGTTCCGTGAAAGTGCTGAACGAAGACGAACTCAACATCATGGATGCAGGCTGGGTCTCGGCGGCCCCGCGCTATCCCGCCGAAAAACTCCTGGTCGCCAACCTGCCCGGTGTAGAAGTCGGCAGCGTGCTGGACTATGAATTTGTTTCCACCGTGAACGGAAAACCGTTTTTCTCCACGTTGCAGGCATTCAATGCCCACGAGCCGATCGACCGAAAAACGCTGACGCTGAATGCCCCGGCGGACCTTGATCTTAAAATCCGCAACACCGGCATCGAAGAAAACCGCACCGAAAGCAAAGGAACGGTTTCCTATGTCTGGCGTGCGGCAAACCAGCCGGCGGTTGAAAAAGAAGAGGCCCTGCCCCCATGGTCCACCTTCAATCCCGTCGTCGCCATCGCTTCCAGCGACTGGAAAGGCTACAGCACCATCATCCGCGAAGCCCTGCTCAGCCATACCCGCAACCAGACCAATGCAGTCGCACTGGCCGAAAAACTCACGGGATCGTTGAAAAGCGAAACCCAAAAAGCCGTGGCCCTGCGCAACTGGCTGGCCGAAAATATACGGCAGGCAGGCCCGTCGCTGACGCGCCTTCCTCTTTCCGCACTCAGTGCAGCCGACACCACCCTGACCGATCGTTATGGCAACAATGCCGACCGCATGATCCTGCTGTTCACTTTGTTTAAAGCCTCGGGATTCAATCCGGAATTTATTCTGTCCGGAAGCGTTTCCCTGATTCCCGAAGCAGCAGATCTCCAGCTTGCAGTTCCGTCACGCCGCGCCTTCAGCAAAGTCATGATCAAAGTGGAGATTGACGGAGAAACGGCATTCATGGGCGGCGAATCACAATATGCCGAACTCGGCACAACACCGTACGACCACCGTGCTTATCTGGATCTCCAACATGGCACCACCGGCACTATCAAAGTCGATGGTGAAAAGGAAGACCGCGGGCATCAGATCTATGACATCACCATCACTGCGGATGGAAAAGCCGAAATTAAACAAACGTCTATTCAACAGGGGACCGCCTTCGAAAATTTTCACCGCGGCTATGCGGAAATTACGCCGGAAAAACGCCGGCGTCATTATCTCGAACTGGTGAACAGCGTATCCCAGTCTGCCAAAGCAGCATCAGAACTGATCACGGATTATGCATCCTATCCCGGAAAACTGGAATACACCGTTTCGGCCGAGCGCTATGCCGTCGCCGACGGTGAATACCTGTACTTCAGTGTTCCGGGCGGACTCGGCGGCCTGCTCTCCTACCGTTCCAACGAGCGCACGTTGCCGCTGGCCTGGAATAACTACATCGACAGCATTGTGGAATACACGATTGCCCTTCCGGAGGGCTACGAACCGGTCATCCAGCCACGCGCCTTTTCCTGGCAGGCCCCGCAGGGCGCCGGACTCGTTGAAATGGCTGTGGAATATTCAGAAAAGAACCACACGATCCGCATGGTGCAGATGGCCGACCTCAAACCGACCCTCATTCCGGCCAAGGATTTTCCTGACATAATCCAGGCCATGAAAAAGCTGGCCCATCCTGATATGCGTACTATCCTTTTGAAAAAAACAAAGGAGTAG
- a CDS encoding metallophosphoesterase family protein has product MKRSIVLAALLTSSALAHIGEHSMRHWEIPSPDPDRIFLTFHGDPATSRAVTWRTDQSVEQAFAEIAPALGEPGFIHKAMRIKARTETVDLSQIISKDREPVHYHSVIFQDLEPESLYAYRVGDGKNRWSEWIQFKTASDKEEDFRFVYFGDAQNDVFSRWSRVIRMAHQTAPDAAFALHAGDLINHANADPERAGWFKAGSYLHAQWTGVPVIGNHEYNPVGGANRADKTMSALWQPQFTLPTDESLPDSLKETVYSFDYQGARFIILNSCAENAVQTRFLEKELKKPGARWKIVSFHHPIFAPGGRSNYKPEDREAWRDLFAEYNVDLVLQGHDHSYLRGQVPTLGKNGQPEDDFKTLYVVSVSGPKQYPTQKEFLKQYEPEHYEPVRRGENSQFFQVIEVGNDELVYEAYIATGERYDRAVIRKNHRTGKKKIRQDFEEIEQRTMINTIEYSKKDL; this is encoded by the coding sequence ATGAAAAGATCAATTGTTTTAGCCGCCCTGCTCACCAGCTCAGCCTTAGCCCACATCGGCGAACATTCTATGCGGCACTGGGAGATCCCGAGCCCGGATCCCGACCGTATTTTCCTTACGTTCCATGGTGATCCAGCGACCTCTCGAGCGGTAACGTGGAGGACCGACCAATCTGTCGAACAGGCCTTTGCGGAAATTGCTCCGGCGTTGGGAGAACCGGGCTTTATCCATAAAGCCATGCGGATCAAAGCCAGAACAGAAACGGTTGATCTGAGCCAGATCATCAGCAAAGACCGGGAACCCGTCCATTATCACAGCGTTATTTTCCAGGATCTGGAACCGGAGTCCCTCTATGCCTACCGCGTGGGCGACGGCAAAAACCGCTGGTCGGAATGGATTCAGTTTAAAACCGCTTCCGACAAAGAAGAGGATTTCCGCTTTGTTTATTTCGGGGATGCCCAGAACGATGTATTCAGCCGTTGGTCGCGGGTCATCCGTATGGCCCATCAAACCGCTCCCGACGCCGCGTTTGCTCTGCATGCCGGAGATCTGATCAACCACGCCAATGCCGACCCCGAACGGGCTGGCTGGTTCAAGGCCGGCAGCTACCTGCATGCACAGTGGACCGGTGTTCCTGTGATTGGAAATCATGAATACAATCCGGTGGGCGGTGCCAACCGGGCCGATAAAACCATGTCTGCACTGTGGCAGCCCCAGTTCACCCTGCCGACTGATGAATCTCTTCCGGATTCACTGAAGGAAACCGTCTATTCGTTCGACTATCAGGGCGCGCGTTTTATCATTCTGAACTCCTGCGCCGAAAATGCAGTGCAAACCCGCTTTCTGGAAAAAGAGCTGAAGAAACCCGGTGCTCGCTGGAAAATCGTCTCCTTCCACCATCCGATTTTTGCCCCCGGCGGACGGAGCAATTATAAACCGGAAGACCGCGAAGCCTGGCGCGATCTGTTTGCCGAATACAATGTGGACCTTGTGCTGCAGGGTCATGACCACAGCTATCTTCGCGGACAGGTTCCGACCCTTGGAAAAAACGGGCAACCGGAAGATGACTTCAAAACGCTCTACGTGGTCTCCGTCAGCGGTCCCAAGCAATATCCGACCCAAAAAGAGTTTTTAAAACAGTATGAACCGGAACACTACGAGCCGGTTCGCCGCGGCGAAAACTCGCAGTTTTTCCAGGTGATCGAGGTGGGTAATGATGAGCTGGTCTATGAAGCCTATATCGCCACCGGTGAGCGGTATGACCGCGCTGTGATCCGCAAAAATCACAGAACCGGCAAAAAGAAAATCCGGCAGGATTTTGAAGAAATCGAACAGCGCACCATGATCAATACCATTGAGTATTCAAAAAAAGATCTGTAG
- a CDS encoding ArsR family transcriptional regulator has product MTDLHPSLWRTCRVLANENRLHLLWKLFQEGESSVSRLGEAVGLTEPVASSYLRALNARGLILPRRQKNFVLYRPLANPEVAGADRLLEALRGAYDAFMPVPAVIRSVTAFTHERRIEIVRALSGGELAELQLSMKTGISPQALYRHLRKLEARNFVERGGEKLHLSEPDEGLSKELLALAVSL; this is encoded by the coding sequence ATGACTGATTTACATCCATCGCTGTGGCGAACATGCCGGGTTCTGGCGAACGAAAATCGGCTGCATTTGCTGTGGAAGCTTTTTCAGGAGGGGGAATCGAGTGTGTCCCGGCTGGGCGAGGCGGTCGGGTTGACTGAACCGGTGGCGAGTTCCTATCTGCGCGCATTGAATGCCCGGGGGCTGATTCTTCCGCGCCGGCAGAAGAATTTTGTGTTGTATCGGCCGTTAGCCAATCCGGAGGTTGCGGGGGCTGATCGGCTGTTGGAAGCTTTGCGGGGAGCATATGATGCCTTTATGCCGGTTCCTGCTGTGATACGGTCCGTGACGGCGTTTACGCATGAGCGTAGAATTGAGATCGTACGGGCGCTTTCCGGAGGTGAGCTGGCGGAGCTGCAGCTGTCGATGAAAACGGGAATTTCGCCGCAGGCGCTTTATCGGCATCTCAGAAAACTTGAAGCCCGTAATTTCGTGGAGCGTGGCGGCGAGAAGCTGCATTTGTCGGAGCCGGATGAGGGGTTAAGCAAAGAGCTGTTGGCGCTGGCGGTTAGTTTATAG
- the plsY gene encoding glycerol-3-phosphate 1-O-acyltransferase PlsY, whose product MTIALLTITAYFFGAIPFGLLVAKSRGVDIREKGSGNIGATNVFRVVGKGWGVFTFLLDALKGFIPSFVFPMIGNLNGDYGVLFGMVAILGHSFPVYLKFKGGKGVATSAGMLLGVAPASVGIGFLVWLICLLLSRIVSLASILAALTVGISVWFIKDSQIVCIALSILAVLVIWLHRANIKRLMNGTENRFGKKKETSA is encoded by the coding sequence ATGACCATAGCACTACTGACAATTACAGCCTATTTTTTCGGTGCAATCCCCTTCGGGTTGCTGGTGGCGAAATCGCGGGGCGTGGATATCCGGGAAAAGGGCAGCGGCAATATCGGTGCCACCAATGTTTTTCGGGTGGTTGGAAAAGGGTGGGGGGTGTTCACCTTCCTGCTTGATGCGCTGAAGGGATTCATTCCTTCTTTTGTGTTTCCAATGATTGGAAATCTTAACGGGGATTACGGCGTGCTGTTCGGCATGGTGGCCATTCTGGGGCACAGCTTTCCGGTTTATCTTAAATTCAAGGGCGGCAAGGGGGTCGCCACCAGTGCGGGGATGCTGCTCGGTGTGGCTCCGGCATCGGTGGGGATCGGCTTCCTGGTCTGGCTGATCTGTCTGCTGCTTTCGCGTATTGTATCGCTGGCCTCGATTCTGGCTGCTCTGACTGTCGGTATCAGCGTCTGGTTTATTAAAGACAGTCAAATTGTCTGTATTGCACTGAGTATTCTGGCCGTGCTGGTTATTTGGCTGCATCGGGCCAATATCAAACGACTGATGAATGGAACTGAAAACCGCTTTGGAAAGAAAAAGGAGACATCCGCATGA
- a CDS encoding NAD(P)H-dependent glycerol-3-phosphate dehydrogenase has protein sequence MKVTVIGDGGWGTALAMVLDRNGHEVTVWGPFESYVDEMRIFKENVNYLPGVKLPDSIHWTSCHENAVDEAELVVIVVPSRYYKDTVEAFKPYLPESALVISATKGLDEKTYERMSEVAEKILERDVAVLSGPSHAEEVARGVPCAVAIAAKDHAVAEQIQELFVNDTFRVYTLDDVIGVELGGALKNVVAVAAGISDGLGFGDNTKAALMTRGIAEITRLGTALGAKPETFMGLSGIGDLMVTCMSQHSRNRGVGERLGKGETLEDIMGSMKMVAEGVWNCQAAAELAAEKNVPVPITDQVNAVVHEGRDPREAVVALMGRAPKAESE, from the coding sequence ATGAAAGTAACCGTAATTGGAGACGGAGGCTGGGGCACTGCACTGGCCATGGTATTGGATCGCAACGGACACGAGGTAACCGTTTGGGGACCCTTCGAAAGTTATGTGGATGAAATGCGGATTTTCAAGGAGAACGTAAATTATCTTCCCGGCGTGAAGCTGCCCGATTCCATCCACTGGACATCGTGTCATGAAAATGCCGTCGATGAAGCCGAACTGGTCGTGATCGTTGTGCCGTCGCGTTATTACAAAGACACGGTCGAGGCCTTTAAACCCTACCTTCCCGAAAGCGCCCTTGTTATCAGTGCCACCAAGGGGCTTGATGAAAAGACCTATGAACGCATGAGTGAAGTGGCTGAAAAAATTCTGGAGCGCGATGTTGCGGTGCTCTCCGGTCCGAGCCACGCCGAAGAGGTTGCACGCGGTGTGCCGTGTGCTGTGGCGATTGCGGCCAAAGACCATGCTGTGGCCGAACAGATTCAGGAACTGTTTGTCAACGATACCTTCCGCGTCTACACCCTCGATGATGTCATCGGTGTCGAGTTGGGCGGCGCACTGAAAAACGTGGTTGCTGTGGCGGCCGGGATTTCCGATGGGCTGGGCTTCGGCGATAATACCAAGGCGGCCCTGATGACCCGCGGAATTGCGGAAATTACGCGGCTCGGAACCGCACTCGGCGCCAAACCCGAAACATTTATGGGCCTCAGCGGTATCGGCGATCTGATGGTCACCTGCATGAGTCAGCATTCGCGCAACCGCGGGGTGGGTGAGCGTCTTGGTAAAGGCGAAACACTCGAGGATATTATGGGCTCCATGAAAATGGTGGCTGAAGGTGTCTGGAACTGTCAGGCCGCAGCCGAGCTGGCGGCTGAAAAGAATGTTCCGGTTCCGATTACCGATCAGGTCAACGCGGTTGTTCATGAAGGCAGGGATCCCCGCGAAGCGGTTGTTGCTCTCATGGGCCGTGCCCCTAAAGCCGAAAGCGAATAG
- a CDS encoding glucose-1-phosphate adenylyltransferase, with translation MNVVGLILGGGAGSRLQPLTAERAKPAVPIAGKYRLVDIPISNCINSGIRNIFLLTQFNSVSLHQHIGNTYRFDQFSGGHVRILAAEQTPDSAGWFQGTADAVRRSMRYFRDEDPDLVVILSGDQLYRMDLEEMINEHLERGADLTISTKPVAREEAGALGIMKTDKNGRIVRFAEKPGDSGLLDELKALRDDETYLASMGIYVFNMDVMRELLCNCDDSDFGKHIIPGAIDNFKVYSYIFEDYWEDIGTIRSFWAANLALTEPLPQFSFYDMSKVIYTRMRYLPPSKINQCNLSRCLLSDGCIISGERVDHCVVGLRALVGEGSVVEDSILMGADFYEHGLVDDPSGIPIGIGKNCRVKNAIIDKNVRIGDGVTISPEEKPENERTDLYWIRDGIMVIPKNTVIPSGTIL, from the coding sequence ATGAACGTTGTTGGACTTATTTTAGGGGGCGGAGCCGGTTCCCGTTTGCAGCCGCTAACCGCTGAACGAGCAAAGCCGGCGGTGCCGATTGCCGGGAAATACCGGCTGGTCGATATTCCGATCAGTAATTGTATCAATAGCGGTATCCGGAATATTTTCCTGCTTACTCAGTTTAACAGTGTTTCGCTGCATCAACATATTGGGAATACCTATCGGTTTGATCAGTTCAGCGGCGGGCATGTCCGGATTCTCGCCGCCGAGCAGACGCCGGATTCCGCTGGCTGGTTTCAGGGTACGGCCGATGCTGTGCGGCGTTCCATGCGGTATTTCCGGGATGAAGATCCGGATCTTGTGGTAATTCTTTCGGGGGATCAGCTCTATCGGATGGATCTGGAGGAAATGATTAACGAGCATCTTGAAAGAGGGGCGGATCTGACGATCAGTACCAAGCCCGTTGCCCGGGAAGAGGCCGGAGCTCTGGGTATTATGAAAACCGACAAAAATGGTCGAATTGTCCGCTTTGCTGAGAAGCCGGGCGACTCAGGGCTGCTGGATGAGCTCAAGGCATTGCGTGACGATGAGACCTATCTGGCAAGTATGGGGATCTATGTCTTCAATATGGACGTGATGCGGGAGCTCCTTTGCAACTGCGATGATTCCGATTTCGGTAAACACATTATTCCCGGTGCGATTGATAACTTTAAAGTATACAGCTATATCTTCGAAGATTACTGGGAGGACATCGGAACCATTCGCTCCTTCTGGGCAGCCAATCTGGCGCTGACGGAGCCGTTGCCGCAGTTTTCGTTCTATGATATGAGCAAGGTGATCTACACCCGTATGCGGTATCTTCCGCCTTCCAAGATCAATCAGTGTAACCTCAGCCGCTGTCTGCTTTCTGACGGCTGTATTATTTCCGGCGAGCGGGTTGATCACTGTGTGGTCGGTTTGCGGGCGCTGGTGGGGGAAGGATCGGTTGTTGAAGATTCGATTCTTATGGGTGCTGATTTTTACGAGCACGGACTGGTGGATGATCCTTCCGGTATTCCCATTGGCATCGGGAAAAACTGCCGCGTTAAAAACGCGATTATCGATAAAAATGTCCGTATAGGGGACGGCGTAACCATCTCTCCCGAAGAGAAACCTGAAAATGAACGGACGGATCTTTACTGGATTCGCGATGGGATCATGGTGATTCCCAAGAATACCGTAATTCCGTCCGGTACCATATTGTAG